Genomic DNA from Orcinus orca chromosome 6, mOrcOrc1.1, whole genome shotgun sequence:
GGTATTTTCTGGGGGCTCGTGGGGAGGGCGCCCGGAGCGCGCGGGCCGCCTGGAAAGGCCTGGGCTCCGGGCGCTAGGCGAGCGAAGGGCGCCTTGGGCCCACGGGGCCCGCCTGCAGGTGCGCGGGCTCGGCTCCCTGCGCCCTTTGACTGCAGACAAGGGTCGCCATCCCTGGGGTAGTGTCGAGAGGATCCAGGCCCCGGACGTGCTTCAGATCTGCCCGCCGCCCTGCGCCCCGGCACCGGAGGCCGAACCCTGAAAGGCACAGAACTAGAGCATCGTGGAGGAGTCGGGGAGGGTGCGGGGAGAGTTATTCACAGTGAAAAGACCGTGTTTCCAGCGCTGCTTTGAAAATAAATCCTCGGGCGAGCTCCGGCTCCGTGCGAAATGAGAAGCCGTTTGCAGATGTCTACACTCGCGCTCAGAAGCTCTCGCGTGTTCCTGTTCAGAGGTACAAAAACACCCGATCCCGGGACACGCGCCACAGGAGAGGCTATCGGCTGGGTTGGGGTCCGTTGCGCTGTCTCTCTCGGGCCACGGGGATTTCTCAGGGTCCCCCTAACGTCCCAGACACGACATGCCCACGTTTTCCACCCTCGCCCCACAGCGAAGCCATCGTTCTGGCTCCTTCTAGGTGCAGACACCGAGctttccccacccctgccaggtCCGCGGGGTCCAAAGAGGTCAGAGAGAGGGCTGCAAATTTTCCTGCACGAAAAACATGTAGACCCCGACGGAAACGCCCTAAAACAACATAACAAATTAAACTATCTTCTCCACACACACAGGTCTTTTTCTGCTGGATTTAGTCCCTTTCTGTTGCTGAAGGAAGAGAAAACGGCGGCGTGGAGGGGTGGGTGGAGGTAGAAAAGGGATCTTTGACAGCCTGGAGGACGAATGATTTGAATAACTGTAGGAAAGTGTAggggaaaacttaaaaaaaacctcacattCCAACCCAACGGTAGCGGCAGCCGGGCTCTGGacccctccccgccagcctgTCCCCCCCTTGAGCTAATCACCCTCATTAGGAGCCTCATCACCGACCTAATGAAAGCAAACCGTGTGGAAATCGCCGGTAAACAGTTGGGTCCGTGCTGTAATTAATTCAGTGTCTCTTTTAATCAAACCGAAAGGAATCGGGCAGCGGCTTGTGGAGCCGTGACATCACCCCCAAAATCGGCCGGAGCCAATCAGCGTCATCACTCCGGGGACACGTGGGCGagtcccctttaaaaaaaaaaaaaacaacgaaaaaacagaaacgaaaaaaaaaaaaccctagccCCAAAGTAAAAGTGAcacaagttcattttttaaaggaaggggGGGAGGCGAAGGCGCGCGCGGAGGACGGGCTGCGAGCTGCAACAGCGGAGCCGGGAGGTGCTGTCCACGGTGCTGACGGGCCCCAGTAGCGGTGCGAGCGCGGAGAGAGGACCTCCCCGGCCAGGTGGGGAGCGTCATGCGCCGAGGGCCGCCGTCGCCGCTATCCGCGGTGCTGACGCCGCCAGGTGCGCTCCGTTCCCCCGGCTGGTAGCGTGGCTCGGGCCCGCTGCTATCCGCGGTGCTGACCCCGCTGCCCTCGGCCACCGCTCGCCTGGAGGAAGCGTGcagtttggattttttaaaagcccttctTTATTTAGATTCCAACGTCCTCGCATCTCTTCTGTGCCAAAGGGGAGCTCAGGCCGTCCGTCTCCCCCTTTGCTCTCCCCAACTGGGCGCACCCTCCCTCCCATTTCTCCCTGacactcccaccacccccctcGGCTCGGCGGCTCCGCGCGATGCTGCAGAAGACGCGCTGAGCCCTTTTGGATCTAATGCGCAGAGGAGGTTGGCCCAGAGCTCCCGGGCTCCCCCAAGGCTGAACTCCATCCAAGGTGCCCGCAGGCTCCCTGCCCGCCTTCCCCATGCCAGCCCGCAGCTAGGGGCAGGGGCAGCGgcggctggggttggggggggtggggagcttTTGGGGAGGACAGGTCGCAGCTTGGCTATGGAAGGCTCCAATGGCTTTGGGATCGACTCCATTCTCTCCCACCGAGCGGGCAGCCCCGCCCTTCCCAAGGGGGACCCCTTGCTCGGGGACTGCCGCTCGCCCCTGGAGCTGAGTCCGCGCTCGGAGAGCAGCAGCGACTGCTCTTCACCAGCCTCGCCAGGAAGGGACTGTTTGGAGACGGGCGCCCCACGGCCTGGCGGGGCTTCGGGCCCAGGTTTGGACTCCCACCTGCAGCCTGGGCAGCTCTCAGCCCCAGCCCAGTCTCGCACCGTGACCTCCTCCTTTCTGATCAGGGACATCCTTGCTGACTGCAAACCACTCGCGGCCTGTGCACCCTACTCTAGCAGCGGGCAGCCAGCCGCTCCTGAGCCTGGGGGCCGTCTTGCGGCCAAGGCTGGGGAGGACTTTAGAGAAAAGCTGGACAGAAGTAGCAGCAATGCCTCATCGGACTCTGAGTATAAAGGTAAGAAAACGGGAGTTGAAAACTTGCGGGGGGGAGATGCTATATTTCTGAACACTGGTACTAAAACAGGAGTGCACACACGTGGGGACATACACATATTCACTCGGAGCTGCCCCCAGGGCCCAGGCTCAGCAGTCGGTCTTGTCTGAGCCTTTCAGTCGGCCCTGTGGTTATGCTTTTGAGCAACAAAGAGTCCAGCGGAGAGAGTGAGGAGAGGGACGCTGTGCGCCCCAGGAGAGATTCCCCAAAACGCACAAACTTTCCAAACTTCGGTGGACTCCCCAACCCACTGGTGGGCAGAAGCAAGCTCCTATCAGGCCAGTGGCTCTCTGGGCAAAGACCTTGCAGAAGCAACGGAAGACCCAAAGGGTTCTGCTTGAACCCCCTTTTATAAGGGTGAAAACCTAGCAGGAAATTTCAGCTGGAGCCCTGAGAACAGTCAGAATTTTCCAccctttaatttgaatttccagagggggaggggaattGAGCTTTCCCTCCCGTTGGCCCCGGTGTGATCTGGGCCCGGGAATCATGCAAAAGAAATGCTCCCTTCAAAGTAGAAAGAGCAGCCAGGCGGCTTACGAGCACGGAGCGGGTTCAGAGGTCTCTTTGAGAGGGGAGGTCTCTGCACCCAACCAACTGTTCTCGCTGGATTTGATTTTAAGTGCATTGAGCCATCAACTTCAGGTTCTGTGTGTGGGACCCAGAGATTGCCCGGCGCCCAGCCTATCCTGGGGTTGCTTCCCCTCTACTTGCGTTTTCACCTCCATGAATCTTTCCATTGTTGTTGTTTCCTTTCCATCCCGTCTTAACCAGGGAGCTGAGATCAGGATTAAGatgaaaggggaaaggaagaaggaagaaaggaaaaaaggaagagaagaaggagagaaagaattcCCTAATTTTGTTTCTCGCCCCCGCCCACTGCCTTCACTTTAGGTCTTTGGTGAGGCCAGAGGCGGAAAGTTCTTTCTTAGGAAGAAGTCAGTCgggaggcaggaagggaaggagtgTCAGGACTTCAAGGGAGAGACCCTGTGTCCCCATCCAGCAGAAGGTGGGGGGCTGAGAGCCCTGTGTCCCCACCCAGCAGAAGATGGGGAGCTGAGAGCCCTGTGTCCCCACCCAGCAGAAGATGGGGGGCTGACAGAGGCTGTTCAGAGCTCTTTCAGCCTTATAATTAATTCCCAGAACCCTTTCCATGAGATAAAACTTCCCAATAAAGGCTACTTCTTTATTGTCTTGGGGGCCCTACACCTCCTCGTCTATACTCGCATTAAGTCTTCACAAAAATTTCGGAAGGCTCATTTAACACTCTCTT
This window encodes:
- the BARHL1 gene encoding barH-like 1 homeobox protein isoform X2, with translation MEGSNGFGIDSILSHRAGSPALPKGDPLLGDCRSPLELSPRSESSSDCSSPASPGRDCLETGAPRPGGASGPGLDSHLQPGQLSAPAQSRTVTSSFLIRDILADCKPLAACAPYSSSGQPAAPEPGGRLAAKAGEDFREKLDRSSSNASSDSEYKVKEEGDREISSSRDSPPVRLKKPRKARTAFTDHQLAQLERSFERQKYLSVQDRMELAASLNLTDTQVKTWYQNRRPPQEHPHPRSKRPDCDPLSRVCRGQTPGLEPRVSSS